A window of the Salvelinus alpinus chromosome 25, SLU_Salpinus.1, whole genome shotgun sequence genome harbors these coding sequences:
- the LOC139553958 gene encoding uncharacterized protein: MSPERETLLDDIALSLWTLTEDNLRSLCERCGICGKDGSEVKGESQRSLRRKILEEYCENADVTESEEQGMSRLLQLKEDITGIEEEASLVPASPSQSATAGSSQACCHGEQNEERGDWFPSRQLEAEPVPHWLIIPQQRATVRGNGEDEPNSPLSFKSETKCRESLGPGCDGGQQAPEMASWQTLKRLTVLLEDCRFMPGQRVNIKAEEEEEEIISVFADDAADMFLQERAPSPQDPKKRHLTVLKVRRAPQNNHVLNGTCTLERRRPTVQVAKKVSLL; this comes from the exons ATGAGTCCAGAGAGGGAAACGTTGTTGGATGACATAGCACTGAGTTTATGGACTTTAACTGAGGATAATTTACGTTCTCTATGTGAGCGGTGTGGAATATGTGGCAAAGATGGGTCTGAAGTCAAAGGAGAGAGTCAGCGCTCATTGCGTCGTAAAATACTGGAGGAATATTGTGAGAATGCTGATGTAACAGAATCAGAGGAGCAGGGAATGTCTCGGTTACTACAACTGAAAGAAGACATCACCGGAATAGAGGAAGAGGCTAGCCTTGTCCCCGCGAGTCCCAGCCAATCAGCGACAGCGGGCAGCTCACAAGCATGCTGCCATGGAGAAcagaatgaagagagaggggaTTGGTTTCCCAGCAGGCAGCTGGAGGCAGAGCCAGTTCCACATTGGCTCATTATACCACAGCAGAGGGCGACAGTGAGGGGG aaCGGTGAAGACGAACCCAACTCGCCTCTTTCTTTCAAGTCTGAGACCAAATGTAGAGAGTCACTGGGTCCTGGTTGTGACGGAGGGCAGCAGGCTCCAGAGATGGCGTCTTGGCAGACTCTAAAGAGGTTAACAGTGCTGCTGGAGGACTGCAGGTTTATGCCGGGCCAGAGAGTCAACATCAaagcagaagaggaggaggaggagattatTTCTGTCTTCGCTGATGATG CAGCTGACATGTTTTTACAGGAAAGAGCTCCGAGTCCTCAAGACCCCAAGAAAAGACATCTCACAGTTCTCAAGGTGAGAAGAGCTCCACAAAACAATCACGTCTTAAACGGCACCTGCACTCTGGAGAGACGCCGTCCCACTGTTCAGGTAGCAAAGAAAGTGTCTCTACTGTGA